The proteins below come from a single Microtus pennsylvanicus isolate mMicPen1 chromosome 13, mMicPen1.hap1, whole genome shotgun sequence genomic window:
- the LOC142833347 gene encoding oogenesin-1-like, translating into MGEQAPPTLLQLALQKLWMEEALLISNLEDIPVGLFPTMFEDAITDKRTNILRALVPVWPFPCLPAGALIKNLETLKALLDGLDALITEKVHPSFTKRTRKLRVLDLTDVCLDFQSFRAFKRSVKICPKSGVKKRFVVVTDIDVKKASFSEWHTYLLQWAQQQNDSVHLCCRKLKSWNSPVFTAERIFKMVDADCIRELQLSLWQLEFMPHLFPYLGQMRNLHTLVLKKIQKPFRLAASVKQELISLLLSQFNKLPCLQNLYISYCYFLAGCFEEWPRRLKIPLETLTITGCWFSLSDLGYLSQSLYLCELRHLKLSDVELSHLCLKPLVVLFERITSTLQILELEECGMRDRHFNAIGPALSQCSQLTRVNFYHNYISLHVLKNLLHHTANLSKLTHEMYPVPLECHDFITNLRDRFKQLCPEVLDILRAKRQPTNIFFATRTDWVCFQP; encoded by the exons ATGGGTGAGCAGGCCCCACCCACACTCCTCCAGCTTGCACTACAGAAGCTGTGGATGGAGGAGGCCTTGCTCATTTCTAATCTGGAGGACATTCCTGTGGGGCTGTTCCCAACAATGTTTGAGGATGCCATAACTGACAAACGTACAAACATCCTGAGGGCCTTGGTTCCTGTCTGGCCTTTCCCATGCCTTCCTGCCGGAGCCCTGATAAAGAACCTGGAGACTTTGAAAGCTCTCCTTGATGGACTAGATGCATTGATTACAGAGAAGGTTCATCCCAG ttttacaAAGAGGACACGGAAACTCAGAGTGCTTGATTTGACAGATGTGTGCCTTGACTTCCAGAGCTTTAGGGCTTTTAAGCGGTCAGTGAAGATCTGTCCTAAATCTGGGGTGAAGAAGCGATTTGTGGTAGTAACCGATATTGATGTCAAGAAGGCCAGTTTCAGTGAATGGCACACATACTTGTTGCAGTGGGCCCAGCAGCAAAACGATTCAGTTCATTTATGCTGCCGAAAGCTGAAGAGTTGGAATTCACCCGTCTTCACTGCCGAAAGGATCTTCAAAATGGTAGATGCAGACTGTATCCGGGAGCTGCAGCTGAGTTTGTGGCAGCTTGAATTCATGCCACACCTTTTTCCTTACCTGGGGCAGATGAGAAATCTCCACACGCTTGTgctaaaaaaaattcagaagccCTTCAGGTTGGctgcttctgtaaagcaggaatTGATAAGCCTGTTGCTTTCTCAGTTCAACAAACTCCCCTGTCTCCAGAATCTCTACATAAGTTATTGCTACTTCTTGGCAGGCTGTTTTGAAGAGTGGCCCAG GAGACTGAAGATCCCCTTGGAGACCCTGACCATCACTGGCTGCTGGTTCTCACTGTCAGACTTGGGTTACCTGAGCCAGAGCCTGTATCTTTGTGAGCTCAGACATCTGAAACTGAGTGATGTAGAGCTATCTCATTTATGCCTTAAGCCCCTTGTGGTTCTCTTTGAGAGAATCACAAGTACCCTGCAAATCCTGGAATTGGAAGAGTGTGGCATGAGGGACCGCCATTTCAATGCCATTGGGCCTGCCCTGAGCCAATGCTCCCAGCTTACCAGGGTCaatttttatcataattatatCTCTCTGCATGTCTTGAAGAACCTTCTACATCACACAGCCAACCTGAGCAAGCTGACCCATGAGATGTATCCCGTCCCTCTGGAATGCCATGATTTCATAACAAACCTTAGAGATAGATTTAAGCAACTTTGTCCTGAGGTGCTCGATATACTCAGGGCCAAAAGGCAGCCAACGAACATTTTCTTTGCTACAAGAACCGACTGGGTCTGTTTTCAACCCTGA